The Longimicrobium sp. genome contains the following window.
CTATCCCCGGGTTGGTTCGACGGGAGGGTCGGGAAGGAATCCGCCTGGTCCGGGGCCGACGCGGGCGCTTCCCCGAGGGAGGCGGCGTTCGGGCTGGGCGTCAGGCGGATCGGCTCTTTGGGCAGGAGCCAGAGGAGCGCGCAGGCGGCGTAGACCAGTCGCGCCACGCCGGCGATGAGGGGAACGACCAGCAGCGCGAGCCAGAGCGCCAGGAAGAGCCCCGCGCGGATGCGGGTGCGGCGGACCAGCTGCGCCGCGGCCCTGCGCTCGGCCAGGCCGGTGAGGTCGCCGTGGCGGAGGCTGATCTCCACCAGGCCGTTGACCGCGGCCGTTTCCGCCGCGGCCAGGCCCAGGCGCAGGACGCCGCGCCCCACCCGGTACAGCAGCGCGGCGCCGCCGACGACCGCGAGGAGCCCGACGAGGGGATGGGCGGCGAGGGACTCGAGGTTCACCCCGACAGTTTCGCCGGACGCGGAGGAAAGCGAAAGGGCCCGGCGCGTCCGCCGGACCCCTCCACTTTCGCACTTTCGCACTCTCGCACTTTCGCACTAGCCGTTCAGCGCAGGTCCCCCGGCGACGCCCGGCCGATGGCGAGCACCTCCACCACCGCCGGGCGGCGGCCCCAGCGCTCCGCCTCGCGGCAGCTGTCGACGTAGATGTCGATCTTGTTGCCGCGGATGGCCCCGCCCGTGTCCATGATGGTGAAGATCCCGATCGGCCGCCCGTCGGGGTGGGTGACGCGCACCACCGAGCCCAGCGGGAGCACGCGCGGGTCGCCCGCCGCCATCCCGTCGCGGGTCCGCACGCCCGTGCGCATCTCCCCCTTCAGGCAGTACATGGTGGAGCTCATCTCGATCCGCTGCGCCACCGGGAACGCCCGCCGCGCCGCCGCCTCCACGTCGGCGTCCGTGGCGCCGCTGTTCGAGGCCGCCAGGGCGCGGGCCAGCGCCTGCTCCAGGTCCTGGATGCGCTGCACGTGCGGATCGGGCTCCGGCGCGGGCGCCGGCGCCGCGGCCTGCTGAGGCTGCGGAGCCTCGGCCGGCGCCGGCGTCTCGGGCCGCAGGTTCGCCGCCGCCGCGCTGGCGATCGACGACTCCCCGGCCCCGGACCGGGCGACGCGGGGTGCGCACGCCCACACGCCGATGAGGATGCCGGACACCACCAGCGCGCCCGCCGGCGCCAGCAGGCGATACAGCGAGCCCGGGCTGCGGTCCGCCGGCCATTTCTGTACCACGCGATTCTGCATCAGTCCCTCCGGAACAGGGTTTCGGAGCCCCACCCCCGGCGCCCTCCGCGCACCCCTGCCGCGGCCGTGCGCCGTTCCTCCCCTCCGCCCCCGCCGGCAGCCCGCCGGCG
Protein-coding sequences here:
- a CDS encoding 3D domain-containing protein, producing the protein MQNRVVQKWPADRSPGSLYRLLAPAGALVVSGILIGVWACAPRVARSGAGESSIASAAAANLRPETPAPAEAPQPQQAAAPAPAPEPDPHVQRIQDLEQALARALAASNSGATDADVEAAARRAFPVAQRIEMSSTMYCLKGEMRTGVRTRDGMAAGDPRVLPLGSVVRVTHPDGRPIGIFTIMDTGGAIRGNKIDIYVDSCREAERWGRRPAVVEVLAIGRASPGDLR